From one Plasmodium malariae genome assembly, chromosome: 12 genomic stretch:
- the PmUG01_12011500 gene encoding Plasmodium exported protein, unknown function, producing MYIFKGCNSILAAKFLAKNNGNIKKFSTSFFPIEEKNNNGRKSGGCFIPLRLVVSMVAIYCILLLNNISTFNNVELSQLQSSVLYSRKLSGNNDSEKQNLDKKNVNNTLNASNKSNDSEDDESDDLQASNYIDSDDDFDDDDFEQELYDSDLLAQLDDLTFDLSPEITEEELNAMLSSLKEVSSKDVYINIWKQAFKLEESKIYNLLKELFEYFESLKQKSNMDEITANDKWNNCVSKAFDMLLEKEDHYVKQFNDLLEKEPLPAKEFIDFVNKCRVECDNLRTELHKMIKDQIDIEMAKKN from the exons atgtatatttttaagggTTGCAATTCTATTTTAGCTGCAAAATTTTTAGCtaaaaataatggaaatattaaaaaattctcTACGAGTTTTTTTCCTATAGAAGAAAAGAACAATAATGGCCGTAAATCTGGTGGCTGTTTCATTCCTTTACGATTAGTTGTATCTATGGTTGccatatattgtatattgtTACTT aataatatatcGACATTTAACAATGTGGAACTTTCACAATTGCAATCAAGTGTTCTGTATTCAAGAAAATTATCAGGGAATAATGATtctgaaaaacaaaatttagaTAAAAAGAATGTAAATAATACTCTAAATGCGTCTAATAAATCAAACGATAGTGAAGATGATGAATCTGATGATCTTCAAGCTTCAAATTATATAGATTCAGATGATGATTTTGACGATGACGATTTCGAACAGGAATTATATGATAGTGATTTACTTGCGCAATTAGATGATTTAACCTTTGATTTATCCCCTGAAATTACAGAAGAAGAACTAAATGCAATGCTTAGTTCATTGAAAGAGGTTTCATCAAAAGatgtttatattaatatatggaaaCAAGCATTTAAGCTAGAAGAAagcaaaatttataatttgttaaagGAATTATTCGAATATTTTGAAtcattaaaacaaaaaagtaatatgGATGAGATTACTGCAAATGATAAATGGAACAATTGTGTTTCAAAAGCGTTCGATATGCTACTAGAGAAAGAGGATCATTATGTTAAGCAATTTAATGACCTCCTTGAAAAGGAACCTTTGCCAGCAAAAGAATTTATAGATTTTGTTAATAAGTGTAGAGTTGAATGCGACAATTTAAGAACAGAATTACACAAAATGATTAAGGATCAAATTGATATAGAaatggcaaaaaaaaattaa
- the PmUG01_12011600 gene encoding Plasmodium exported protein, unknown function has product MEGKQFNNRKISVLLNSIRCAVLMIAIIFVLFLVRLKKKNIYIYKVMSFTKLHLSSRYSRNLFELYKSGYYFLRSNNIPSNSVHSESELNYDISNNLEDSNYIIEDDLNNIDELTLHEKCQEVFHYLTEEQINEIINSVSNSQYKTEALNTWLRMRQNDKHKVDYLKNYLSAYLEELKGEYNVNEEKAQEEMNKFKVTIDSTIRVMEDYYSKLFHYCIIDEQLPQTEYDNFINKSRLFSNLFIRDLRITGKSKLNNCIIYSN; this is encoded by the exons atggaGGGTAAACAATtcaataatagaaaaatttcaGTCCTTTTGAATTCTATAAGATGTGCTGTTTTAATGATtgctattatttttgtattatttttggtaagattaaaaaaaaaa aacatatatatatataaggttATGTCATTTACAAAACTACATTTAAGTAGCAGATATTCAAGGAATTTATTTGAGCTTTACAAAAGTGGATACTATTTTTTGAGAAGTAATAATATACCTTCAAATTCAGTACATTCAGAATCAGAATTGAATTATGATATTTCCAATAATTTAGAAGAcagtaattatataatagaagacgatttaaataatattgatGAACTTACGTTACACGAAAAATGTCAAGAAGTATTCCATTATTTAACAGAAGAacaaattaatgaaattattaattcaGTGAGTAATAGTCAATATAAAACAGAAGCTCTTAATACATGGTTGCGAATGCGTCAAAATGACAAACATAAAGttgattatttaaaaaattacttatcAGCATATTTAGAAGAATTAAAAGGTGAATACAATGTAAATGAGGAGAAAGCACAGGAAGAAATGAACAAGTTTAAAGTTACTATAGATTCAACGATACGAGTAATGGAGGATTATTACAGTaaactttttcattattgtaTTATAGATGAACAATTGCCTCAAACGgaatatgataattttataaataaaagtagacttttttctaatttatttataaggGATCTACGCATTACAGGAAAAagcaaattaaataattgtataatttattctaattga
- the PmUG01_12011700 gene encoding Plasmodium exported protein, unknown function, which produces MIKKNYNLNCAVHLGNIIKRDNCLVPAHMPLDEQINLGNISLCFKTDRILATNEEKSKEIKKELTKSGDEKNEEINSEIKEKNHLGSKESKVTSLLCDSNIYELTQKYICAPWKRGFRTADSFFEKKILDVLKSGSKNIKDSINSNGNLLNNVKFLQNYALFFSQVIINLVSNKLFLSGHYNASYLLSTICTIFYFYSLLKLQNNIMDKTPRFERCNNEKRCRKYEREQIV; this is translated from the exons atgataaagaaaaattataatttaaattgcGCTGTTCATTTAgggaatattataaaaagagaTAACTGTTTAGTACCAGCACATATG CCTTTGGATGAGCAAATCAATTTAGGTAACATAtcattatgttttaaaaCGGACAGAATATTAGCAACAAATGAAGAGAAAtctaaagaaataaaaaaagaattaacaaAAAGCGGAGATGAAAAGAACGAAGAAATAAATagtgaaataaaagaaaaaaatcatttGGGAAGTAAAGAATCAAAAGTAACGTCATTATTATGTGattcaaatatttatgaGTTAAcccaaaaatatatatgtgctcCATGGAAACGTGGTTTTAGAACAGCAGattctttttttgaaaagaaaatattggATGTCTTGAAATCGggaagtaaaaatattaaggaCAGTATAAATAGTAATGggaatttattaaataatgtaaaatttttacagaattatgcactttttttttcacaggttataataaatttggTATCAAATAAACTTTTCCTATCAGGACATTATAATGcatcttatttattatcaactatatgtactatattttatttttatagccttttaaaattacaaaataatataatggaTAAAACTCCTAGGTTTGAACGATGTAACAATGAAAAACGATGTCGTAAATATGAGCGCGAACAGATTGTTTAA
- the PmUG01_12011800 gene encoding uncharacterized protein, with protein sequence MRIISDSFFPEYDYYGSVFFEGRLVERLFNSNEEEEDPVNAPIEQEQNNEQNAENTECKPELRDEEQVKEKLENLETQEKECQAI encoded by the exons atgagaatTATTTCAGATAGTTTTTTCCCAGAATACGATTACTATGGGAGC gTGTTTTTCGAAGGTAGATTAGTAGAAAGGTTGTTTAATTCAAacgaagaagaggaagatcCAGTGAATGCCCCAATAGAACAGGAACAGAATAACGAACAAAATGCAGAAAACACTGAATGCAAACCAGAACTAAGAGATGAAGAACAagttaaagaaaaattagagAACCTCGAAACACAAGAAAAAGAATGTCAAGCTATATAA
- the PmUG01_12011900 gene encoding tryptophan-rich protein, with protein MGDALQASGFYPMHLATPILNKGLNVGKTISGKLDYRTVSNVLLTTTFFILYKIFNRYKNLKIQGQDILYDVTSSQLKETPEMLVEKHLKKIENHKKKVDAAKNWLKDVEKRINEETKKIEVATRSCPAESTRPVKESSHKTVTQEEEIKLDDGTNEKQIIEKGVDKIQKGLKRIEELMEKYDNGSGKVFKDHLGSYRHVVEIPEDKMKEFDEGLELFQEGINLIKDRVKSYPGGEDVDEIKIEFEEQDKGEKRVSSRSRKCNVVEESLSKEQEGTFYDKKSLVEEWIKQIDKMIKKETDKIKEEVAADIIPQAQYIQREEEGKEYNEENKLEDQKEKETKESHVITQEVQTDKSSYAVVEGKSEEWKNWMNDMEKVEWKRFLDLLENHKKKWLQSKEIEWDNWLTNVHYNWIGFINKLEGEFINDKISIWNNWKEKDWKGYIEMEWKRHMKVKWINLVKENDNFWEIKVFYYWDKWHSKKLKEWKSKHWKCDEYEMWIKSEKNIQNDTKFDEWKKRLQKENNEWEKWISEKKDILMDMKWPQWEKWKEYKWKYLNEWLRRVEQEWLNQKPWETWMKERNSLYESHEKEVSM; from the exons atgggAGATGCTTTACAGGCAAGCGGATTTTATCCAATGCATTTAGCTACTcctattttaaataaaggaCTAAATGTTGGCAAAACAATTTCAGGAAAACTTGATTACCGTACAGTTTCTAATGTATTATTAACCACAACctttttcattctttataaaatttttaaccGTTATAAAAATCTAAAA ATACAAGGTCAGGATATACTATATGATGTAACAAGCTCGCAATTAAAAGAAACTCCTGAAATGTTAGTagaaaaacatttaaaaaaaatagaaaatcataaaaaaaaagtagatgCAGCAAAAAATTGGTTAAAAGATgtggaaaaaagaataaacgaagaaacaaaaaagataGAAGTTGCAACAAGAAGTTGTCCAGCTGAATCCACAAGACCCGTAAAAGAATCATCACATAAAACAGTTACCCAAGAAGAAGAGATTAAATTAGATGATGgaacaaatgaaaaacaaataattgaAAAGGGAGTcgataaaatacaaaaagggTTAAAAAGAATTGAAGAACTTAtggaaaaatatgataatggTTCAGGAAAAGTGTTTAAAGACCACTTAGGATCATATCGCCACGTAGTAGAAATACCTGAAGATAAGATGAAAGAATTTGATGAAGGATTAGAATTATTTCAAGAaggaataaatttaattaaagatCGTGTAAAATCCTATCCAGGTGGAGAAGATGTAgacgaaataaaaattgaatttgAAGAACAAGATAAAGGTGAAAAACGTGTTTCTTCACGTTCTCGTAAGTGTAATGTGGTGGAAGAGTCATTATCTAAGGAACAAGAAGGAACATTTTATGACAAGAAGTCTTTAGTAGAAGAATGGATAAAACAAAttgataaaatgataaaaaaggaaacagATAAAATTAAGGAAGAAGTTGCAGCTGATATTATACCACAAGCACAATATATACAGAGAGAAGAAGAGggaaaagaatataatgaGGAAAATAAATTGGAAGAtcagaaagaaaaagaaacaaaagaATCGCATGTTATAACACAGGAAGTTCAAACAGATAAAAGTAGCTATGCAGTAGTAGAAGGGAAATCTGAGGAATGGAAAAATTGGATGAATGATATGGAAAAAGTTGAATGGAAACGCTTTTTGGATTTATTggaaaatcataaaaaaaaatggctTCAAAGCAAAGAAATTGAATGGGATAATTGGTTGACAAATGTACATTATAATTGGATTggatttattaataaattagaaggagaatttataaatgataaaataagcATTTGGAATAATTGGAAAGAAAAGGATTGGAAAGGATACATAGAAATGGAATGGAAACGTCATATGAAAGTGAAATGGATCAATTTGgtaaaagaaaatgataatttttgggaaataaaagttttttattattgggATAAATGGCATAGTAAAAAGTTGAAAGAATGGAAAAGTAAACATTGGAAATGTGATGAATATGAAATGTGGATAaaatcagaaaaaaatatacagaaTGATACAAAGTTTGATGAATGGAAGAAAAGACtacaaaaggaaaataatgaatggGAAAAATGGataagtgaaaaaaaagatatattgaTGGATATGAAATGGCCACAATGggaaaaatggaaagaatacaaatggaaatatttaaatgaatggTTGCGACGGGTTGAACAAGAGTGGTTAAACCAGAAACCATGGGAAACATGGATGAAGGAAAGGAATAGTCTTTATGAATCACATGAAAAAGAGGTATCTATGTAA
- the PmUG01_12012000 gene encoding Plasmodium exported protein, unknown function — MKIYRFLLFSFESLNEIVYITNNRISPYNDIKKYNEGKNTQLRWQRSLSEGWYCPSDQIVDELNETINDVQHKINRGDICIGTRAYDGDEFNDLRKFFIELIDQLFFSNYNECLDMEKKLYLNSHNLLKEIHENISKDFENRHNLARKHIETYFSDPSLHNQQALELMTGSDITLNINDENLMVNTKKIEKYFAGAKFELHIAQKEEYSTMENNALISDNEKIWKHHTNNLLNIEEHILKYLNLVLHRFPLKYYRDVNTFAVMFQDNAMNILEENLHNTFYTKYVEQMKNSSDNVHINVLPVEFLLYDMIGVLNHSIDHSVHSFFLKLNKVLNGDLKSFIGFFLYLFDREKMKNNMIIKSLRSDINTIGKNEILSNALELFLIEKNDIDISELKIKIFIKNNFKFNGDDKNLKSLEKKIYDNFQEKQLMESFCIIAYQILIRKVVNDYISFVLLLKKAAHKDQPFFKKVVNAFLLKNNDSNLILSKNKYDELLKEYMTVKEDSNFNFNNPSFNDKIKSTLSNIKIEINKFKILNKLLCSLNNEMIKIKDTSRLTPGEKERNKKAIIFYSYLIRELKDQWFY, encoded by the exons ATGAAAATCTACAGATTTTTGCTCTTTTCCTTTGAATCATTG AACgaaatagtatatattacCAATAATAGAATTAGTCCATATAATgacataaaaaa ATATAATGAAGGCAAAAACACACAACTGAGATGGCAAAGAAGCTTATCAGAAGGATGGTATTGCCCAAGTGATCAAATTGTAGATGAATTAAATGAAACAATAAATGATGTGcaacataaaattaacagAGGTGATATATGTATTGGGACACGCGCATATGACGGTGATGAATTTAATGATttgagaaaattttttatagaacTAATAgatcaattatttttttcaaattataatgaatgtttagatatggaaaaaaaattgtatttaaaTTCACATAATTTATTGAAGGAGATTcatgaaaatatatcaaaagaTTTTGAGAATAGACATAATTTAGCAAGAAAACATATAGAGACGTATTTTTCTGATCCAAGTTTACATAATCAACAAGCATTAGAATTAATGACAGGATCAGATATTACTTTGAATATTaatgatgaaaatttaatggtaaacactaaaaaaatagaaaaatattttgctgGGGCAAAATTCGAGTTACATATTGCACAAAAGGAAGAATATTCGACAATGGAGAACAACGCCTTAATTAgtgataatgaaaaaatatggaaacaTCATACGAATAATCTATTAAATATTGaagaacatattttaaaatatttgaatttaGTTTTACATAGATTTCCTTTGAAATACTATCGTGATGTAAATACTTTTGCAGTTATGTTTCAGGATAATGCAATGAATATCCTTGAAGAAAATTTgcataatacattttatacgAAATATGTagaacaaatgaaaaactCAAGTgataatgtacatataaatgttcTACCAGTtgaatttttactttatgaTATGATTGGTGTACTAAACCATAGTATAGATCATAGTGTTCattcattctttttaaaactaAATAAGGTTTTAAATGGAGACTTAAAATCCTTTATAGgcttctttttatatttgtttgacagagaaaaaatgaaaaataacatGATAATAAAATCCTTAAGAAGTGATATTAATACCATAGGTAAGAATGAAATTTTATCAAATGCTCTTGAATTgtttttaatagaaaaaaatgatattgaCATTTCAGAactgaaaattaaaatttttataaaaaataattttaaatttaatggGGATGATAAAAATCTTAAAtctttagaaaaaaagatttatgaTAATTTTCAAGAAAAACAGCTTATGGAatcattttgtattattgCATACCAAATACTTATTAGGAAGGTAGTAAATGATTACATCAGCTTTGTGTTATTACTTAAGAAAGCTGCTCATAAAGATCaaccattttttaaaaaagttgtaaatgcatttttattaaaaaataatgacaGTAATCTCATATTATCGAAAAATAAGTATGACGAGTTATTAAAGGAGTATATGACAGTTAAAGAAGAtagtaattttaattttaataatccaagttttaatgataaaataaaatcgaccttatcaaatataaaaattgaaataaataagtttaaaattttaaataagttgttatgttcattaaataatgaaatgatTAAAATAAAGGATACTTCTCGACTTACGCCGGGGGAAAAagagagaaataaaaaagccatcatattttatagttATTTAATTAGAGAATTAAAAGATCAATGGTTTTATTAA
- the PmUG01_12012100 gene encoding vacuolar fusion protein MON1, putative, with protein sequence MEITYDKGNEINEKKNINPSYVTCITDEREKSVACVIKNDERIINSSCAEDGDFVKNNDTNFYDVRGLDEIKEHYENSFIVNNKYSEELLKIKEPKLVQYNEVYNSNTDDDLEHFFEDNENEKEVSRAMNFKANILLGKEDSNNSNKNSNHINKYSNNNSKNSSNNNNNSNLLGEYDNSFLNVEDEYENFYNNHDFTSSINNEVNVMKMLDPNKKEDSECSFLNDTMSNKSYEQKSLIINKKLTVNMDITHVKEVSNERDDDLSFISNSSNSLIRTNLVDEEGGKEEQKEQVSEGEKDEFKENGNDRFNEEQKDEFKEERKNKFNEEEKNKFNEEEKNKFNEEEKNKFNEEEKNKFNEEEKNKFNEEEKNKFNEEKDAFKEEEKLRNWNKKANSGEDNRLKCRESLNNMSNNSEKDFRIDEIEEKVIFQESDLYSNKNSYEGKGDLGSLKSNKVNILNYFENSESQDNINNSKFLLRKKKVNEDQTTPLWYKHKRHFFIFTYSGKPVFTRYGNEENLTSFYGTLLAIISKIESFTFSDINSDNKTNKKFNETNTKNSLKYIISKNTKVVYLDKEVLCLVCISKVNESNNYIMNILNYMYFQIISLLTKSIDKSFQIKPSFDIRYLLDGADLLMCNLISSCSKNMYSIFDGFEPLPLKQEHRNKIHNLISSFKISNVLLSFLIINDKVIGISISKYTINSMDIIILINMITSMKSFKNAESWTPICLPIYNPNLFLYAYINYIKKKICCVYICSYASSRDFFHLSRHTSMIETMLLSSGCYDEIVKASNSSPFVLPEIPGIDIIHLCYYIPYLKQYYSSKISHDKIKRIFRVYQKCDDILKDSKLPAQIYIESEYEKFYSIKTNLYHLFLAVPFHVQVNDETINEILRVIATYHKEIFINNIKQITS encoded by the exons atggAAATTACATACGACAAaggaaatgaaataaatgaaaagaaaaatataaacccATCTTATGTCACATGCATAACTGATGAACGTGAAAAATCAGTTGCTTGTGTAATTAAAAACGATGAAAGAATTATAAACTCATCTTGTGCTGAAGATGGagattttgtaaaaaataatgatacaaatttttatgatGTAAGAGGCTTAGATGAAATAAAGGAGCATTATGAAAATAGTTTCATTgtgaataataaatattcggAAGAATTACTGAAAATCAAGGAGCCAAAATTAGTACAGTACAATGAAGTATATAATTCAAACACCGATGATGACCTTGAACATTTTTTTGaagataatgaaaatgaaaaggagGTAAGTAGAGCCATGAATTTTAAAGCAAATATCCTTTTAGGAAAAGaagatagtaataatagtaataaaaatagtaatcatattaacaaatatagtaataataatagcaaaaatagtagtaataataataacaatagtaacTTATTGGGAGAATATGACAATTCCTTCTTAAATGTTGAAgatgaatatgaaaatttttacaataaccATGATTTCACATCttcaataaataatgaagtGAATGTTATGAAAATGCTTGATCCTAATAAGAAGGAAGATTCAGAATGCTCTTTTCTTAACGATACAATGAGCAATAAAAGTTATGAACAAAAGTCCTtgataataaacaaaaagttAACCGTAAATATGGACATTACACATGTGAAAGAAGTGAGTAACGAACGTGATGACGATTTATCCTTTATTAGTAATTCATCGAACAGCTTAATAAGAACCAACCTGGTGGATGAAGAGGGGGGAAAGGAGGAACAAAAGGAGCAGGTCAGTGAAGGAGAGAAGGATGAATTTAAGGAGAATGGGAATGATAGGTTTAATGAAGAACAAAAGGACGAGTTtaaagaagaaagaaaaaacaagTTTAACGAAGAAGAGAAAAACAAGTTTAACGAAGAAGAGAAAAACAAGTTTAACGAAGAGGAGAAAAACAAGTTTAACGAAGAGGAGAAAAACAAGTTTAACGAAGAAGAGAAAAACAAGTTTAACGAAGAGGAGAAAAACAAGTTTAACGAAGAGAAGGACGCTTTTaaggaagaagaaaaattaaggaATTGGAATAAAAAGGCGAATTCAGGAGAAGATAACAGATTAAAATGTAGGGAATCATTAAATAACATGTCGAATAATTCTGAAAAGGATTTTAGAATAGATGAAATTgaagaaaaagtaattttTCAAGAATCAGATTTATACAGTAACAAAAATAGTTATGAAGGAAAAGGTGATCTAGGAAGTTTAAAATCAAACAAAGTGAATattctaaattattttgaaaatagtGAATCTcaagataatataaataattccaaatttttattgagaaaaaagaaagttaACGAAGATCAAACAACGCCATTATGGTACAAACATAAAAGacacttttttatttttacctatTCAGGAAAGCCTGTTTTTACAAGATAtggaaatgaagaaaatCTTACAAGTTTTTATGGAACTTTACTAGCTATAATATCTAAAATAGAATCATTTACTTTTTCAGATATAAATTCAgacaataaaacaaataaaaaatttaatgagacaaatacaaaaaactcgttaaaatatattataagtaaaaatacgAAAGTAGTTTATTTAGACAAAGAAGTGTTATGCTTAGTATGTATTTCTAAAGTTAATGAgagtaataattatattatgaatattttaaattatatgtattttcaaattatatctttattaaCAAAGAGTATTGATAAATCATTTCAAATAAAGCCATCTTTTGATATAAGATATTTGTTGGATGGTGCTGATCTACTTATGTGCAATTTAATATCTTCTTGttctaaaaatatgtattccATATTTGATGGTTTTGAGCCTTTACCCTTAAAACAAGAGCATCGTaacaaaatacataatttgaTTTCATCTTTCAAAATTAGTAATGTGCTACTGTCCTTCTTAATTATTAATGATAAAGTTATAGGTATATCAATATCAAAATATACCATAAATTCCATGGATATAATAATCCTCATAAATATGATAACATCAATGAAGTCATTTAAAAATGCGGAATCATGGACCCCCATCTGTTTACCAATTTATAACCCAAA CTTATTCTTATATGCCTATattaattacattaaaaaaaaaatttgctgtgtgtacatatgttcaTATGCGTCTTCTCGAGATTTTTTTCACCTTTCAAGACATACCTCTATGATTGAAACG ATGTTATTGAGTTCAGGATGTTATGATGAAATTGTAAAAGCGTCAAATAGTTCTCCGTTCGTACTACCTGAAATTCCTGGAATagatattattcatttatgctattatattccatatttaaaacaatatTATAGCTCGAAAATTAGtcatgataaaataaaaagaatttttagaGTATACCAAAAGTGTGATGACATATTAAAAGATTCTAAATTACCTGCACAGATATACATAGAATCCGAGTATGAAAAATTCTACTCCATTAAAACGAATCTTTATCACTTGTTTCTAGCAGTTCCTTTCCATGTTCAAGTTAATGATGAAAccataaatgaaattttaagaGTCATAGCAACGTAtcataaagaaatatttattaataacataaaGCAAATCACGTCATAG